The Triticum dicoccoides isolate Atlit2015 ecotype Zavitan chromosome 6A, WEW_v2.0, whole genome shotgun sequence genome has a window encoding:
- the LOC119318153 gene encoding zinc finger CCCH domain-containing protein 55-like isoform X1: protein MAGVARKGRSKWDTQEISPDIVEISEDDSPPKNTDDRRKDVIPTQDLTNDNGKRLGESSNLKPDAFMHQGSTEYEQERTDGLNKDVKERQSKASSERSHAPRMAEEGHNNDDWGKLASLEKATGNQAMSRNADDRRRGDEWGTAASRGYSSRVSSGPDAWKQRTRSPSPRGAWNRSRRNRSGSRSRSRERVRGRSRSRSRSPYFDRGSDWRAERGRISGGPSLLCRDFTAGRCRRGLHCRIPHEDGGRRQFDEPYPADSRERYGHQNKDFMDPREPDDYVRSRQPRGHFDEGTWERSEPRRDYRSSDQCHEFVKGRCSRGASCRYVHDESASHAGWRDDARETAHVRGGPDSSFGNRTEHRREQKRPCKFFSEGRCRRGETCPYLHEEAPQSQMAPGASDEPPKYSGGRTPRGNYSNWGEETNATHAGSHILSRDDRENPGSQHTARSDTGYGYKNRQLEDAGRDQYQIIPQEDFCSQGRNKPEMSASKQPQFLSPIQTSADSMNNDKVSDMDGLSASATTGNLNMQTGINAANLLGGQSLSQIAQSQDAVPQTSTAPIHPVTSQQQDGTSMFPFNIQQHESNFSLHPNRQDQFSNFSLHPDRQDQFVASQATANNSAPSMQNQPVAAPYMGHGQHSYTLGSQALPAFNGHNFSGAGQVPQDRPTPFYAGQSQATVDMSNPNQESGTHSMQNTHSFQPVAPNMQAHSQALQGLSGVPSQDTGTQSIQNAHNFQPVAPPYMQSRGQTLQGLSILPSSSSADMPGAPPVPPNEEEIRRSLTSLAATLIMQPGTVAGLQLPQPILNPSLMASLSAVEPSQWPWAQQQQAGTTQLARSEQQAPRQTLPAPSTAVGNSNGNNPAPQSVGQTAATSVVTAPQAAENKKVDAKAKDSDGEQDGDKNKKGNKEESKALKMFKLALADFVKDVLKPTWKEGQLTREVHKTIVKKVVDKVTSTVENTPPTKEKIDVYMSYSKEKLSKLVQAYVGKYVKA from the exons ATGGCTGGTGTTGCTAGGAAAGGGAGGTCCAAGTGGGACACACAGGAAATTTCTCCTGATATTGTTGAGATCAGTGAAGATGACTCTCCTCCTAAGAATACAGATGATCGCCGCAAAGATGTGATCCCTACTCAGGATCTCACTAATGATAATGGAAAGCGACTTGGTGAATCTTCTAACCTAAAACCTGATGCCTTCATGCACCAAGGCAGTACTGAATACGAGCAGGAACGCACTGATGGGTTAAATAAAGATGTCAAGGAAAGGCAATCTAAAGCGTCATCTGAAAGGTCGCATGCTCCTAGAATGGCTGAAGAGGGGCATAATAATGATGACTGGGGTAAGTTAGCTTCTTTGGAAAAGGCAACTGGTAACCAAGCTATGAGCAGAAATGCTGATGACAGAAGACGTGGAGATGAATGGGGCACAGCTGCTAGCCGTGGTTATTCTTCTAGGGTGTCGTCTGGTCCAGATGCATGGAAGCAGCGCACTCGCAGTCCATCTCCAAGAGGTGCTTGGAACAGGTCACGCAG GAACAGAAGTGGCTCCAGAAGCAGGAGTAGAGAGCGAGTTAGAGGGAGAAGCAGAAGTCGAAGTCGGAGTCCTTATTTTGACCGTGGATCTGATTGGAGGGCTGAGAGAGGCAGGATATCTGGAGGGCCTTCTTTGCTCTGCAGAGATTTTACAGCTGGTAGATGCAGAAGAGGCTTGCATTGCAGGATTCCTCATGAAGATGGTGGGCGAAGGCAGTTCGACGAGCCTTATCCCGCAGACTCGAGGGAAAGGTATGGCCATCAGAACAAGGATTTCATGGATCCACGAGAACCAGATGACTATGTACGGAGCAGGCAACCTCGAGGTCATTTTGATGAAGGTACTTGGGAAAGATCTGAACCCCGAAGAGATTACAGGTCTTCTGATCAATGCCATGAGTTTGTCAAAGGAAGGTGCAGCAGAGGTGCAAGTTGCAGATATGTTCATGACGAGTCCGCTTCTCATGctggatggagagatgatgctaggGAAACAGCTCATGTGAGAGGTGGTCCTGATTCATCCTTTGGGAATAGGACAGAGCACCGTAGAGAACAAAAAAGGCCCTGTAAATTTTTTTCTGAAGGTCGCTGCCGTCGTGGCGAAACTTGTCCATATCTCCATGAGGAAGCTCCCCAGAGTCAAATGGCCCCAGGTGCATCTGATGAGCCTCCAAAATACAGTGGTGGGCGCACACCAAGAGGAAATTATTCGAATTGGGGCGAAGAAACTAATGCCACACATGCAGGTTCTCATATTTTATCCAGAGATGACAGGGAAAACCCTGGTTCTCAGCATACTGCCAGAAGTGATACTGGATATGGGTACAAAAACCGGCAATTGGAAGATGCTGGAAGGGATCAGTACCAGATAATTCCTCAGGAGGATTTTTGTTCACAAGGGCGAAACAAACCTGAAATGTCTGCTTCAAAACAGCCACAGTTTTTAAGTCCTATCCAAACAAGTGCAGATAGCATGAACAATGACAAGGTATCTGACATGGATGGTCTGAGTGCATCTGCTACCACTGGCAATTTGAATATGCAAACTGGGATAAATGCTGCTAATCTTTTAGGTGGGCAGAGCTTGAGCCAAATAGCGCAGAGCCAAGATGCAGTTCCTCAAACTTCTACGGCACCAATTCATCCAGTCACAAGCCAGCAGCAGGATGGTACATCCATGTTCCCTTTTAATATCCAACAGCATGAAAGCAACTTTTCATTACATCCGAACAGGCAAGACCAGTTTAGCAACTTCTCATTACATCCAGACAGGCAAGATCAATTTGTAGCTTCTCAGGCAACTGCAAATAACTCAGCTCCTAGCATGCAGAATCAGCCAGTAGCCGCTCCTTATATGGGACACGGCCAACACAGCTACACTCTAGGTTCACAGGCATTGCCTGCATTTAATGGACATAATTTCAGTGGCGCTGGTCAAGTTCCGCAAGATCGCCCAACGCCTTTCTATGCTGGGCAGAGTCAGGCAACCGTTGACATGTCCAATCCTAACCAAGAGAGTGGTACTCACAGCATGCAAAACACACATAGTTTCCAGCCCGTTGCTCCAAATATGCAAGCTCACAGTCAAGCCTTGCAGGGGCTATCTGGAGTGCCTAGCCAAGATACCGGTACCCAAAGCATACAGAACGCACACAATTTCCAGCCTGTTGCTCCTCCATATATGCAAAGCCGGGGTCAAACCTTGCAGGGTTTATCGATATTGCCAAGCTCCAGCTCAGCTGATATGCCTGGTGCTCCCCCTGTTCCTCCTAATGAGGAAGAAATCCGCCGTTCATTAACATCTCTGGCGGCAACCCTCATAATGCAGCCTGGTACAGTTGCTGGACTACAGTTGCCCCAGCCTATTCTGAATCCGAGCTTGATGGCCAGTTTGTCAGCTGTTGAACCCAGTCAGTGGCCTTGGGCACAGCAGCAACAGGCAGGAACGACCCAACTCGCGCGGTCTGAACAGCAAGCTCCCCGGCAGACATTGCCGGCACCATCTACGGCAGTTGGTAATAGTAATGGCAACAACCCAGCGCCCCAGTCGGTCGGTCAGACCGCTGCGACATCAGTGGTTACCGCGCCACAGGCTGCAGAAAATAAGAAAGTAGACGCCAAAGCCAAAGATAGCGATGGCGAACAAGATGGCGACAAGAATAAAAAGGGCAACAAGGAGGAGTCCAAGGCGCTGAAGATGTTCAAACTCGCGCTCGCAGACTTTGTGAAGGACGTGCTCAAACCTACCTGGAAAGAGGGCCAGCTGACCAGGGAGGTTCACAAAACCATCGTGAAGAAGGTCGTCGACAAAGTCACGAGCACGGTCGAAAACACCCCTCCAACAAAAGAGAAGATCGATGTCTACATGTCCTACTCAAAGGAAAAACTTAGCAAACTTGTACAG GCATATGTCGGCAAGTATGTCAAGGCGTAG
- the LOC119318153 gene encoding zinc finger CCCH domain-containing protein 55-like isoform X2, which yields MAGVARKGRSKWDTQEISPDIVEISEDDSPPKNTDDRRKDVIPTQDLTNDNGKRLGESSNLKPDAFMHQGSTEYEQERTDGLNKDVKERQSKASSERSHAPRMAEEGHNNDDWGKLASLEKATGNQAMSRNADDRRRGDEWGTAASRGYSSRVSSGPDAWKQRTRSPSPRGTEVAPEAGVESELEGEAEVEVGVLILTVDLIGGLREAGYLEGLLCSAEILQLVDAEEACIAGFLMKMVGEGSSTSLIPQTRGKGMAIRTRISWIHENQMTMYGAGNLEVILMKVLGKDLNPEEITGLLINAMSLSKEGAAEVQVADMFMTSPLLMLDGEMMLGKQLMTEHRREQKRPCKFFSEGRCRRGETCPYLHEEAPQSQMAPGASDEPPKYSGGRTPRGNYSNWGEETNATHAGSHILSRDDRENPGSQHTARSDTGYGYKNRQLEDAGRDQYQIIPQEDFCSQGRNKPEMSASKQPQFLSPIQTSADSMNNDKVSDMDGLSASATTGNLNMQTGINAANLLGGQSLSQIAQSQDAVPQTSTAPIHPVTSQQQDGTSMFPFNIQQHESNFSLHPNRQDQFSNFSLHPDRQDQFVASQATANNSAPSMQNQPVAAPYMGHGQHSYTLGSQALPAFNGHNFSGAGQVPQDRPTPFYAGQSQATVDMSNPNQESGTHSMQNTHSFQPVAPNMQAHSQALQGLSGVPSQDTGTQSIQNAHNFQPVAPPYMQSRGQTLQGLSILPSSSSADMPGAPPVPPNEEEIRRSLTSLAATLIMQPGTVAGLQLPQPILNPSLMASLSAVEPSQWPWAQQQQAGTTQLARSEQQAPRQTLPAPSTAVGNSNGNNPAPQSVGQTAATSVVTAPQAAENKKVDAKAKDSDGEQDGDKNKKGNKEESKALKMFKLALADFVKDVLKPTWKEGQLTREVHKTIVKKVVDKVTSTVENTPPTKEKIDVYMSYSKEKLSKLVQAYVGKYVKA from the exons ATGGCTGGTGTTGCTAGGAAAGGGAGGTCCAAGTGGGACACACAGGAAATTTCTCCTGATATTGTTGAGATCAGTGAAGATGACTCTCCTCCTAAGAATACAGATGATCGCCGCAAAGATGTGATCCCTACTCAGGATCTCACTAATGATAATGGAAAGCGACTTGGTGAATCTTCTAACCTAAAACCTGATGCCTTCATGCACCAAGGCAGTACTGAATACGAGCAGGAACGCACTGATGGGTTAAATAAAGATGTCAAGGAAAGGCAATCTAAAGCGTCATCTGAAAGGTCGCATGCTCCTAGAATGGCTGAAGAGGGGCATAATAATGATGACTGGGGTAAGTTAGCTTCTTTGGAAAAGGCAACTGGTAACCAAGCTATGAGCAGAAATGCTGATGACAGAAGACGTGGAGATGAATGGGGCACAGCTGCTAGCCGTGGTTATTCTTCTAGGGTGTCGTCTGGTCCAGATGCATGGAAGCAGCGCACTCGCAGTCCATCTCCAAGAG GAACAGAAGTGGCTCCAGAAGCAGGAGTAGAGAGCGAGTTAGAGGGAGAAGCAGAAGTCGAAGTCGGAGTCCTTATTTTGACCGTGGATCTGATTGGAGGGCTGAGAGAGGCAGGATATCTGGAGGGCCTTCTTTGCTCTGCAGAGATTTTACAGCTGGTAGATGCAGAAGAGGCTTGCATTGCAGGATTCCTCATGAAGATGGTGGGCGAAGGCAGTTCGACGAGCCTTATCCCGCAGACTCGAGGGAAAGGTATGGCCATCAGAACAAGGATTTCATGGATCCACGAGAACCAGATGACTATGTACGGAGCAGGCAACCTCGAGGTCATTTTGATGAAGGTACTTGGGAAAGATCTGAACCCCGAAGAGATTACAGGTCTTCTGATCAATGCCATGAGTTTGTCAAAGGAAGGTGCAGCAGAGGTGCAAGTTGCAGATATGTTCATGACGAGTCCGCTTCTCATGctggatggagagatgatgctaggGAAACAGCTCAT GACAGAGCACCGTAGAGAACAAAAAAGGCCCTGTAAATTTTTTTCTGAAGGTCGCTGCCGTCGTGGCGAAACTTGTCCATATCTCCATGAGGAAGCTCCCCAGAGTCAAATGGCCCCAGGTGCATCTGATGAGCCTCCAAAATACAGTGGTGGGCGCACACCAAGAGGAAATTATTCGAATTGGGGCGAAGAAACTAATGCCACACATGCAGGTTCTCATATTTTATCCAGAGATGACAGGGAAAACCCTGGTTCTCAGCATACTGCCAGAAGTGATACTGGATATGGGTACAAAAACCGGCAATTGGAAGATGCTGGAAGGGATCAGTACCAGATAATTCCTCAGGAGGATTTTTGTTCACAAGGGCGAAACAAACCTGAAATGTCTGCTTCAAAACAGCCACAGTTTTTAAGTCCTATCCAAACAAGTGCAGATAGCATGAACAATGACAAGGTATCTGACATGGATGGTCTGAGTGCATCTGCTACCACTGGCAATTTGAATATGCAAACTGGGATAAATGCTGCTAATCTTTTAGGTGGGCAGAGCTTGAGCCAAATAGCGCAGAGCCAAGATGCAGTTCCTCAAACTTCTACGGCACCAATTCATCCAGTCACAAGCCAGCAGCAGGATGGTACATCCATGTTCCCTTTTAATATCCAACAGCATGAAAGCAACTTTTCATTACATCCGAACAGGCAAGACCAGTTTAGCAACTTCTCATTACATCCAGACAGGCAAGATCAATTTGTAGCTTCTCAGGCAACTGCAAATAACTCAGCTCCTAGCATGCAGAATCAGCCAGTAGCCGCTCCTTATATGGGACACGGCCAACACAGCTACACTCTAGGTTCACAGGCATTGCCTGCATTTAATGGACATAATTTCAGTGGCGCTGGTCAAGTTCCGCAAGATCGCCCAACGCCTTTCTATGCTGGGCAGAGTCAGGCAACCGTTGACATGTCCAATCCTAACCAAGAGAGTGGTACTCACAGCATGCAAAACACACATAGTTTCCAGCCCGTTGCTCCAAATATGCAAGCTCACAGTCAAGCCTTGCAGGGGCTATCTGGAGTGCCTAGCCAAGATACCGGTACCCAAAGCATACAGAACGCACACAATTTCCAGCCTGTTGCTCCTCCATATATGCAAAGCCGGGGTCAAACCTTGCAGGGTTTATCGATATTGCCAAGCTCCAGCTCAGCTGATATGCCTGGTGCTCCCCCTGTTCCTCCTAATGAGGAAGAAATCCGCCGTTCATTAACATCTCTGGCGGCAACCCTCATAATGCAGCCTGGTACAGTTGCTGGACTACAGTTGCCCCAGCCTATTCTGAATCCGAGCTTGATGGCCAGTTTGTCAGCTGTTGAACCCAGTCAGTGGCCTTGGGCACAGCAGCAACAGGCAGGAACGACCCAACTCGCGCGGTCTGAACAGCAAGCTCCCCGGCAGACATTGCCGGCACCATCTACGGCAGTTGGTAATAGTAATGGCAACAACCCAGCGCCCCAGTCGGTCGGTCAGACCGCTGCGACATCAGTGGTTACCGCGCCACAGGCTGCAGAAAATAAGAAAGTAGACGCCAAAGCCAAAGATAGCGATGGCGAACAAGATGGCGACAAGAATAAAAAGGGCAACAAGGAGGAGTCCAAGGCGCTGAAGATGTTCAAACTCGCGCTCGCAGACTTTGTGAAGGACGTGCTCAAACCTACCTGGAAAGAGGGCCAGCTGACCAGGGAGGTTCACAAAACCATCGTGAAGAAGGTCGTCGACAAAGTCACGAGCACGGTCGAAAACACCCCTCCAACAAAAGAGAAGATCGATGTCTACATGTCCTACTCAAAGGAAAAACTTAGCAAACTTGTACAG GCATATGTCGGCAAGTATGTCAAGGCGTAG